The proteins below come from a single Myxococcota bacterium genomic window:
- a CDS encoding prepilin-type N-terminal cleavage/methylation domain-containing protein — MKHTVTRKLSRDESGYTLIEVMIAMAILGIGLMSIAVAQLTAIRMTARSKNMQQAMFLAREAMDDLDARQQPGDLFLSTNATTPDAKNPIQVGNDQEDGTRFNRQITVTPGDPEAGMARVVVQVTWLNAATSATNVVQLTATKRIP, encoded by the coding sequence ATGAAGCACACGGTCACTCGCAAGCTATCGCGCGACGAGTCGGGTTACACGCTGATCGAGGTCATGATCGCGATGGCGATCCTGGGCATCGGCCTGATGTCGATCGCGGTCGCGCAGCTCACGGCGATCCGCATGACTGCGCGCAGCAAGAACATGCAGCAGGCGATGTTCCTGGCGCGCGAGGCGATGGACGACCTCGACGCCCGGCAGCAGCCCGGCGACCTGTTCCTCTCCACCAACGCCACCACGCCCGACGCGAAGAACCCGATCCAGGTCGGCAACGACCAGGAAGACGGCACGCGCTTCAACCGCCAGATCACGGTGACTCCGGGCGACCCCGAGGCCGGCATGGCGCGCGTGGTCGTGCAGGTGACCTGGCTGAACGCGGCGACCAGCGCCACGAACGTGGTCCAGCTCACGGCCACCAAGAGGATTCCTTGA
- a CDS encoding prepilin-type N-terminal cleavage/methylation domain-containing protein codes for MQTFRTHAGFSLIEIMTVVAIIGIMTVLGLASLRGYSRHEETRKYAASIANVLNQARSQAVTDGRTTFVVFSEPTNGTLPFEVGQIATIVTDTDGDGKISFGDGIRPIFGPSGSQSAEISLYGRHGQNALKTAPIPPDDQSKQITDGVMGSLDDGMTLPKDPDFGVPMVVFSSRGTPVTLSAPDDWGAGAGGVYVTDNDQMLLAVLVEPLGAVHTMAWDDASQSWK; via the coding sequence ATGCAGACTTTTCGTACCCACGCGGGTTTCTCGCTGATCGAGATCATGACCGTGGTCGCGATCATCGGCATCATGACCGTGCTGGGTCTGGCGTCGCTGCGCGGCTACTCGCGGCACGAAGAGACTCGCAAGTACGCAGCTTCGATCGCCAACGTGCTGAACCAGGCGCGCTCGCAGGCGGTCACGGACGGACGCACCACGTTCGTCGTGTTCTCGGAGCCGACCAACGGCACGCTGCCGTTCGAGGTCGGTCAGATCGCGACGATCGTGACCGACACCGACGGCGACGGCAAGATCAGCTTCGGCGACGGCATCCGCCCGATCTTCGGGCCCAGCGGCAGCCAGAGTGCCGAGATCAGCCTCTACGGCCGGCACGGCCAGAACGCGCTGAAGACCGCGCCGATCCCGCCGGACGACCAGTCGAAGCAGATCACCGACGGCGTGATGGGCTCGCTCGACGACGGCATGACGCTGCCCAAGGACCCCGACTTCGGCGTGCCGATGGTGGTGTTCTCGTCGCGCGGCACCCCGGTGACTCTCTCCGCGCCCGACGACTGGGGCGCGGGCGCCGGTGGCGTGTACGTGACCGACAACGACCAGATGCTGCTCGCCGTGCTGGTCGAGCCGCTGGGCGCGGTGCACACCATGGCGTGGGACGACGCCTCGCAGAGCTGGAAGTGA